The DNA region CTGCCGCTTGCCGTCGCCGCTCTCCTTGGCAGTGCCGCTTTCGCAGAGGAAGCGACGCCCGCGAATGGTGCAGCTCCCGCGCATCACGAGGAAGGCGCGACGCCGCACTATCCGCTAAAGGAACCAAAGGAGCAGGAATGGAGCTTTGCAGGCCCCTTCGGCCACTACGACAAGGCTCAGCTCCAGCGCGGTCTCAAGGTTTACACGGAAGTCTGTTCTGCCTGCCATTCGATGAGCCTCGTGCCTTTCCGCACGCTCGACGAACTCGGTTATTCCGAGGCACAGGTGAAGGCATTCGCTGCCAATTACGAAGTTCAGGACGGGCCGGACTCGGCCGGCGAAATGTTCACCCGCAAGGCAGTCCCTTCGGATCATTTCCCATCGCCCTTCGCCAATGCTGAAGCGGCGGCTGCGTCCAACAACGGTGCGGCTCCGCCTGATTTTTCGCTGATCGCCAAGGCCCGTGAGGTCGAGCGCGGCTTCCCGCAATTCGTCTTTGACATCTTTACGCAGTATCAGGAAAGCGGCCCGGACTACATCTACTCGCTGCTGACCGGCTATGAAGAGCCGCCATCCGGCTTCCAGGTGGCTCAGGGCGCGCATTATAACCCGTATTTCCATGCTGCCGCCGTTCTCGCTATGCCGAAGCCGCTTTCCGACGGCCAGGTAACGTATGACGACGGCGCGCCGGCGACTGTCGATCAGTACGCCAAGGACGTTTCCGCTTTTCTGATGTGGGCCGCTGAACCGCATCTCGAGGAGCGCAAGCGCACCGGCTTCATGGTCATGGTGTTCCTGGCGATCTTTACGGTGCTGATCTACCTGACAAAGCGCTCGGTTTACGCCAACAAGGAACATTGAGCGTTCCGTGTCCGAATTCGAAAGGCGGCTTGCGAGCCGCCTTTTTTGTTGGTTCCACCCCCGGCAATTGATAGGGTGCAGCCGGTTTTATGCGCTCGCAGATACGGACTTTCCATGAACAATATGCTTTCGGAGCTTGCCGCCAGCATCCGCTCCATTCCTGACTATCCCAAGCCCGGCATCATTTTCCGCGACATCACCACGCTGCTCGGCAATCCCCGCGCTTTCCGCCGCGCGGTCGACGAACTCGTGCAGCCTTATGCGGGCCTGAAGATCGACAAGATCGCCGGCATGGAGGCTCGCGGCTTCATCCTCGGCGGTGCGGTGGCGCACCAGCTTTCCTCGGGCTTCGTGCCGATCCGCAAGAAGGGCAAGCTGCCGCATGACACCGTGCGGATCGCCTACAGCCTGGAATATGGCGTCGACGAGATGGAGATGCATCGTGATGCGGTCGAGCCTGGGGAGAAGGTGATCCTGGTCGACGATCTCATCGCCACCGGCGGCACGGCCGTGGGGGCGACGCAGCTTCTGCGCCAAATGGGCGCGGAAGTGGTCGGTGCCTGCTTCGTCATCGACCTGCCCGATCTTGGCGGTCGCAGGAAGCTGGAAGAACTCGGCGTCGTGGTGCACACGCTGGTCGAATTCACTGGACACTGACCCCTGTTGCGACGGGGTCAGTCGTACTCCAGCACACCGCTTTCGAAGCGCATCACCGGATCGCCGTTCTGATTGACGCCTTCGCAGAGAATGGTGTTGAGGTGCCACCCCGGCCGCGACGCGAGCGGCCGGCTGGAGAGAAGGGCGACGGAATAGCTCACGACGTCGCCTGCAAAGACGGGCCGCAGCCATTGCAGCTTCTGAAAACCGGGCGAGGGGCCGAGGTTCGGTGCCGTCAGGCCTCTTTCCCTAAGCGCGATGCTTTGCTTTTTCCAGAAGGCGAGGAAGGTCCGCATCCAGGCGGCCGTGGTATGCCAGCCCGAGGCGCAGAGGCCGCCGAAAAGGGTGTCTTTCGCCGCTTCCTTGTCGATATGAAAACGCTGCGGATCGTAGCGTCCGGCAAAGCGGATGATGTCTTCCTCGGTGAAGGCATAGCTGCCGATTTCGGCCTTCGCGCCGAAAGGATAAAGTTCGGCCATTCTCATGCCGGCAGCTCCGGGTTCATATCGGCGTCCTGCGGGGGGCGCATGCGGATCATGACCGAATTCTCCGAAAGGCAGACGAGTTCGCCGCGCTGGTTTTCCAGCACGTGGCGGAATTTGACGATGCCCATGCCGGGGCGCGAGCGCATCGGCCGCGTTTCGAGTACGCTCGAATGGCCCTGCAGCGTATCGCCCGCGAGCACCGGCTTTCGCCATTCCATCAGATCGATGCCCGGCGCCCCCTCGCAGAGGGCGTTCAATATATAGCTGTCGGCCATCATGCGCATGAGCATTGCTGAGGTATGCCAGCCGGAAGCGGCAAGTCCGCCGAGGATGCTGGCGCGGCCGGCAGCTTCGTCGAGATGCATCGGCTGCGGGTCGAATTCTCTGGCGAACTCGATGATTTCTGCGGCGAGCACCAGCTTGGGACCGAGGGGGAAACGGTGTCCGGGCTCGAAATCTTCGAAAGACAGCTTTTCTGCCGGCATTTTCTCCTCCGCCATATGCAGCGCATAATGCTTACAATAGCATCCGCGCGGGCTCAATGATTCCGGGGAGAAACCGGTATGACTGAACTGAGGTCGATACTCGACGAAGCGGCGCGCGAGGGGCTAATTTCGCCGGAAGCGGGTGGGCGTCTTCTGCCGTTTCTCATCGAGCGCGGCGTTGCCGTTGCCGAAGCGCCGGTGACAACAACAGCCGAACCGCAGCAAACATGGTCGGATACCGAGATGCCGCGCTTCGTGCGCGGCTTCCACGACGTGCTGATCACCATCGGCGTTATTGTCGCGGTCGTCGGCCTCTGGGGGCTGGCGCCACTTTACGCCGTGCCGGTTGCCATCATCGTGCTTTCGGAAATCCTGGTGCGGCGCCAGCGGCTCGCTTTGCCGGCTGTCAGCCTGACGATCGCACTGTTCTGCTGGACATTTTTGATGATGTCCCGCGTCTTCACGCCGTGGACCTCCGAAATCGGGGCGGATCTGACGCAGTTCGTCGCCGGCTTTCCGATCCTGCTCGGCGTCTATTATGTCCGCTATCGCGTGCCGTTGTCGCTGGCGCTCACCATCATGTCGACGCTTGCTTTGGTGCTCACGCTGCTTTTGCGACTGGTGCAAGGTCTCAGCGGCAATCCCGCGTTTTTTGTCGATCATCTTGGTGTGCTGGCCGCGGTCGCTTTCGTGTGCGCGCTCGGCCTGTTCGCGACGGCGCTTTATTTCGATCTCGGCGACCGGCTGCGGCGGACGACGCGTTCGGATATCGCCTTTTGGCTGCATCTCGGCGCGGCGCCGGCGCTGCTCTACAGTGCCGTCTCCCTACTGTCGTTCGGGGAAAGCGGCAGGATCTTCGACCTGGCGAACATGTCGGCCCGGACTCCCGTGGTCGTCGCGACCGTGGCGGCGCTGATGCTGATCGGCCTCGTCATCGATCGTCGCGCCTTCGTCACGTCGGGGCTGCTGTCCCTCGGCTTTGCGATCTTCAGCGTCGTTCGGAAGGGAAATGCGACTGTCGACACCTACATCTTCACGACGCTGATCGTCGTCGGCGCGATCGTGCTCATTATCGGAACAGGCTGGATGCCGCTTCGGCGGCTGGTGCTCAGGGCACTGCCGCCGGCAATCGCAAACAGGCTGCCGCCCGGTTAACGCGGCAACGATTTCATCAGGTGTTGAAACGGAAGTGGATGACGTCGCCGTCCTGGACGACGTATTCCTTGCCTTCGTCGCGCGCCTTGCCGGCATCCTTGGCGCCAACTTCGCCATTGTACTTGATGTAATCGTCGTAGGCGATGGTGTTGGCGCGGATGAAGCCGCGTTCGAAATCCGAGTGGATGACGCCGGCGGCCTGCGGCGCCTTGGTGCCGCGCTCGATCGTCCAGGCGCGCGTCTCCTTCGGGCCGACGGTGAAATAGGTGATGAGGTCGAGCAGCTTGTAGCCGGCGCGAATCAGCCGGTCGAGGCCCGCCTCGTCAAGGCCGAGGGCAGAGAGGAATTCCTTGGCTTCCTCTTCGGCAAGCTGGGCGACCTCCGCTTCGATCGCCGCCGAGATGATGACGGTTTCGGCGCCCTGCTCCTTCGCCATGGCGGCGACGGCGGCGGTGAATTCGTTGCCGGTCGAGGCATCGCCTTCGGCGACATTGCAGACGTAGAGCACCGGATGCGAGGTGAGGAGGTTGAGGCCCTTGAGGATAGCGATCTCCTCGGCATCGAGCTTCGACAGCAGCGTGCGCACCGGCTTGCCTTCGTTGAGCAGCTTCAGCGAGGCTTCCATGATCGGCAGCATCGCCATCGACTCCTTGTCCTTGCCGGTGGCGCGCTTGCGCGTCTGCTCAGTGCGGCGCTCCAGGCTCTCGAGATCGGCGAGCATCAGTTCGGTCTCGATCGTCTCGGCATCGGCGACAGGATTGATGCGGCCCTCGACATGGGTGATGTCGCTGTCCTCGAAACAACGCAACACGTGCACGATGGCGTCGACTTCGCGGATATTGGCGAGGAACTGGTTGCCGAGGCCTTCGCCCTTCGAGGCGCCGCGGACGAGGCCGGCGATATCGACGAAGGAGATGCGGGTCGGGATCAGTTCCTTGGACTTCGCGATGTCGGCGAGCTTGCGCATGCGCGGATCGGGCACCGCGACTTCGCCGGTGTTCGGCTCGATGGTGCAGAAGGGGTAGTTCGCCGCCTGCGCGGCCGCCGTCTTGGTGAGCGCGTTGAAGAGGGTCGATTTGCCGACGTTCGGCAGACCGACGATGCCGCATTTGAAGCCCATGGCTTGATCCATATCTAGTGGTAAACTTTGCCCTGCCTATGCGGGAATGGCCGGCTCGGGTCAAGGGTTTGCGGCACGAATCGAAAAAGCAAGGCCGGCCGGCTTGAAGGTAAGGCGGTTTAGCCTTACCTTTGACGGAAAGGATAGAGCTGACATGACAACCCTGACAGTGACGGCAAAAGGACAGGTCACCTTGAGAAAAGAAGTGCTTCGGCACCTCGGGATCAGGCCCGGCGACAAGATCGATGTCGATCTCCTGCCTGGTGGCAAGCTTGAGGTCGTTGCGGTCAAAACGCAGCCGGCCAGCGGCTCCATCGAGAGTTTCTTCGGAAGTATCGAGAACAAGGGCAATATTCATGCGACGCTCAAGGAGATCGATGAGGCCATAAAGGCGGGCGGGGCTGGCGAGGTCGGCGTCGCTGATGATCGTTGATACGAATGTGCTCGTGCGGGCGGCCGTGGATGACGATCCGAAGCAAACGGAACGTGCAAGGATGTTGATGCGCGAGGCTGAGCAGCTGTTCGTCTCCAACCTGACGTTCTGCGAGTTCGTTTGGGTCGTCGGTCGGATTTATCGCAAAAGCGCCGCCGAGATCGCCGCGACCATCCGGCTGCTGATAGCCGACAGGAAGGTCGTCTACGATAGAGCAGCTGTCGAGGCTGGATTGTCCTTCCTCGATGCCGGCGGGGATTTCGCCGATGGCGTCATCGTCTTCGAAGGCCGCAGGCTTGGCGGCGAAGTATTCGCGACCTTCAACAGGAAGGCTGCCGCCATCGTCGAAAGCGCCGGGCGAGCCTGCCTGCTGCTCTCGTCGGAGTGATATCCGTCATTGAACTGCCGTGCTGACGGTGCAATATAGTCCGGCGGATGTTTCTTCCGCCTTTTCATGTCATCAACGGGTGGATTTTCCGATGAGTGACAATGACGTTGCCCTGAAACCGAAGACCAAGGTGAAGCCGAAGCTGGACAGGCCGAAGCTCTACAAGGTCATTCTCGTCAACGACGATTATACGCCGCGCGAATTCGTCATCGTGATCCTGAAGGTCGTTTTCCGCATGAGCGAGGAGACCGGCTATCGGGTGATGATGACGGCGCACAAGCTCGGCTCCTGCGTGGTCGTCGTCTGCGCTAAGGATATTGCCGAGACCAAGGCCAAGGAGGGCATCGACCTTGCCAAGGAGATGGGCTTTCCGTTGATGTTCACCACCGAGCCTGAGGAATAGCTGGGCTCAGGGCCGGCGGATCTGATAGCCCGTCTTGTCCTGCAGGAAGAGGCAAGTCTCGTAGAAGCGCAGCGTCGCCGGGTTTTTATAGCCGGTGAGCCGCATCACCTTGTAACAGCCGGCGTTCCGCGTCAGATTTGGGACGATGATCACCGCGAGGTCGCAGCAGCAAAATTGCCAGCAAAGCCGATGAACAGGTCATGCCGGGCTGAGCGAGGTTGGCGGACAAGATTGCCGGCGCCGGAGGGATGTTAAGATCCTGGTCCGGCATCCGTCTTATTCCCCCTTGTTGCCGAACATCTTCTTCAGCATCTCGGCCATCGGGCCGCTGGTCGGCAGCTTCGGCTGATTGCTGTTGCGGGCCTGGCGGATATGCGATTGGCCGGCCGGCTTCTTGTCGCTATCCCTGCTTTCCTTTCGCGGATTCTCTTCCTCGGCCTTGCCGCCGAGCGCCAGCGCGATCTTGTTCATCAGCTGCGAATCCTCGTTTCGCACCAGCATGTCGGCATTGTCGGCGAGCGTATCGAGAAGCGGCTCCAGCCAGACCTTGTCGGCCTTGGCGAAATCGCCGAGCACGTGGTTCTGCACCATTTCCTTGACGCCGGGATGGCCGATGCCAAGGCGCAGCCGCCGGTATTCCTTGCCGCAATGGGCGTCCAGCGACTTGATGCCGTTATGGCCGCCATGGCCGCCGCCGGTCTTCAGCCGCGCCTTGCCAGGGGGCAGGTCGAGTTCGTCATAGATCGCGACGAGGTCGGCGGGCTGGAGCTTGTAGAAGCGCATCGCCTCGCCGACGGCCTCGCCGGAGAGGTTCATGTAGGTCTGCGGCTTGATCAGCAGGACCTTGTCGCCGCCAAGCTCTCCCTCCGCAATTTCCGCCTTGAACTTCTTCGACCAGGGGGAGAAGCTGTGGCGCCGATGGATGGCGTCGACGGCCATGAAGCCGATATTGTGGCGGTTGCCGGCGTATTTGCCGCCGGGATTGCCGAGACCCGCAATGATCAGCATGGCCTGTCGTCCTCGCTTAAGCTTTTCCGACGTTCACCACCCGGAAACGGGAGCAAAGTCAAGCGGAAAGGGCGGCGGGCGCACCGAGCGGCATCAGTCCGACAGGTTCATGCCGTATTTCTGGAAGATCTGCCTCTGGTCGCCATCAGCGATCAGCTTGTCGAGGGCAGCCTGCATCTTGGCGTGCAGATCGTCGGGAAAGCTCTTCTCGCAGGCGATGCCCATTGGCTGGGAGGAGAGCACGGTTACGATCTCCACCGGCTGATCGGCCTTCAGCTTTTCGAAGTAGAGTTCGGAGATCGGCATCATGTCGATGCGGCCGCTGAGCAGCTTGCGCAGTGTGGCGTTGAAGTCACTGGCGACGTCCAGCTTGGTGAAACCCTTCTCCTTCAGGATCGTCTCGGTGTAGTCCTCGCGCTGGGTGCCGATCGTATATTTCTTTGCCTCTTCGAGATTGCTGGCGGTGATGCCCGAACCCTTGCGGGTGATCAGGATGTTTCGGTCGATGAGCAGCGGTTCGACCCATTTGAACAGTGGGTCGCGCGCGCTGTTGTGGGCGGTGGCGAAAACACATGTCATCGGCGCGGTGCGGGCAAGGCTGAAAGCACGCGCCCAAGGCATGACCTCGATCGTGTAGTCGACGCCGATCGCGGCCATCACCTTCTCGACCTGCTCGACGGTCGCGCCCTTGATCTCTTTGCCTTCGCGATAGTTGAAGGGAGCGTAATCCTCGGTCGTGAAGGCAACCGTCTGTGCGTGAGCCGCGCAGGGCAGCGCCAGGCATGCGAGAAGCAGGAGCTTTTTCATCGTCTCATCTCCTTGGGTCTTCGTTTATGAGGCGCGCGCGACGGCCGACTGCGGGGCCATCAGTTCCTCGATGAGTGCGGCTGCGTGCTGCGGACGATGGAAGAGATAACCCTGGCCGTAGTCCAGACCCATCTGGTGAAGCGTGCGGCATTCCTCTTCCGTCTCGATGCCCTCAGCAATGACGGTGCAGTTCATCTTGTGGGACAGGGTGGTGATGCCTTCAATCAGCATGCGGCTCTTCTGGCGCACGTCGTCGTCGCCGTCGTTAATCGCGCGGGTGAAGGACTGATCGATCTTGATGATATCGACAGGGAAACGATTGAGGTAGCTCAGCGACGAGTAGCCGGTGCCGAAATCATCGAGCGCGATGCGGCAGCCGAAGCGGCGAAGTTCCGTGACAATCATGCGAATCTGCGGGTTGTCGTGCATCAGCACGGCTTCCGTGATTTCGACGACGATGCGCTCGGGGCGGATGCCGTGGCGACCGACGATCGCAGCAAGACGGGCAGGCAGCGCCGGCTCGAACTGCAGCGGCGAGAAGTTGATGGCAAGGTAGGTATCCTGCATCCCCGATATGCGAGAGATTTTCGCGAGATTGGAGATCGCCTTTTCCATGATGAGGTTGCCGACGCGGACGATCTTGCCCGTCTCCTCTGCGACGCTGATTATTTCGGCCGGCGGCATCAGGCCCTTCTGCGGATGGTTGAGCCGCATCAGCGCCTCGAAACCGGCGACGCCGCGGCCGTTCAGATTGACGATTGGCTGCAGGAACGCCTCGAACCAGTTCTCGGAGAGACCGGCTTCGATATTGGCCTCGATTTCGGCGCGGCTGCGGGCGCGGTCGAGCATGGCTTTGTCGAAGAGCTGTGCGCCGTTCTTGCCGTCCCGCTTCTTGGCATACATGGCCATGTCGGATTTCTGCAGCAGCTCGGCGGCGGTCGCGGCATGATGTGGGTAGATGGCGATGCCGATGGAAGCGCTCAGATGCATGTCCGGGGCAAATGGCGTTTCGAAGATTGAGGCGATCTGCTCGCACATCGCCTTTGCGCGTGTTTCGGCGTCTTTCGCCGGCAGCAGGATGGCGAACTCGTCGCCGCCGAGACGGGCCGCCTCGTCGGAGGGGGCAAGATGGGTCTTCAGGCGCTCGACGAGTTCGATCAGCGCCGTGTCGCCGGCAGCGTGCCCCATATTGTCGTTGATCCACTTGAAGCGGTCGAGATCGACGAAGAGGCAGGCGAGTTCCTGGCCGGCGGCGTCTGCGGCAGCGATTTTGTTGTCGAGCACCGCCTCGAAGCCCTGGCGGTTGAGGAGCCCGGTCAGATGGTCGGTGATTGCCTGGCGATGGTTGCGGTCCTCCGAAGCCTTGAGCTCGGTCACATCCGTCATGACGGACAGCGAGAGGCGATCGTGAGCGCCGGCGGCGGCTTCCGATTCCATAATGAGGACGTCCATGGTGCGGCCGTCCAGGCAGACGAATTTGACGGTGACCGTCATGCCATTTTCGCCCTGGCGGCGCTTGACGAACTTATCGCGGCTGCTTGACGTCACCAGATCTGCGAAATTGCGGCCGATGATCTCGGGGCGGCTATATCCGGTGGCAAGCAGCCAATAGTCGCTGACGGCGGTGATGCGGTCTTCCTCATCGAGCGAGAAGAGCATGGCGGGTGTCAGATTGTAGATATCGGTGGCGCGACGATGGGCGAGCTTCAGCTCCATCTCCTCGCTTTCGAGCTTGGTTTGCATCTCGTTGAAGCTCCGGGCAAGCCGTCCCATCTCGTCGTTCGACTGCCAGTCTACATGATGGCGCGAGCCGAGCTGCCGGGTGGCCTCGATTGCCGCCGTCAGACGCATCAGCGGCTGGATGACGAAGAATCGGTTGCCGATCAGCGCTGTGCCGAAAACGGTCAGAACCGCGAAGATGAAGATCGAAATGAAGACGACCTCTTCCTGCTTCAGACCGGAAAACAGTCCGAGGGCGGGATAATAGACGCTGATGCTGCCGAGGTTCTTCGGACCGTCGACGGTGTTGTAGATGATGGCACGCGACACCTGCACGAGCTTGCCGTCAAAGGAACGCGGAATCGTGGATTGGCTGACGTCGAGCTGGCCCGACTGATCACGCACCTCGACCTTGACGATGGCGCCTTGGGAAACGACCGTCGCGCTGATCTGGGTGACACTTTCCTCGTCGAGGTCCCAGAGCGGTTTTGCCAGCGCCTGAGCGTTGGCGACAAGAAGAACAGAGATATGGTCGCGTATTTCTTTGTCGGCGCGCTCCGAGGAAAGAAAAAGGAAGAGAACAAAAAGCGGAGCGACAAAAACAAGCAGCGCTCCGCAAACAATCCCAAAAAACCTGTTCTCAACGGAATTGTTCATGGTTCCGTCTACTCCCCCAGGCCGGCATACTTGCTGTCGCGCGTTCGGGCCGGCTTCTTCGCAGCTGACGGCCCATGCTTTCACGAATATGTTAAATGTTGCTGAAACGGAGGCTTGGCAGGCAATGAAAAGCCCGCCTTCCCCGTAAGCTGGCTCTAGAAAGTTGGATGGCAACTTTCTAGAGCCAGTTCACCGGGGAGGCGGGCTATATGCTTTCAATTGGTCGAAGCGATCAGGCTTCGGCTTCACCTTCAGCTTCCGTGGCGCTCTCGTCGACGCCGGCAGCCGGAGCGACGATGGTGGCGATCGTGAAGTCGCGGTCGATGACCGGGCTGACGCCCTTCGGAAGGGTGACTTCCGAAATATGGATGCTGTCGCCGATCTTCTTGCCGCTGAGGTCAATGTTGAAGAATTCCGGGATCGCATCGGCCGGGCAGTGAACTTCAACTGCGTGGCGGACGATGTTCAGAACGCCGCCGACCTTGAGGCCCGGAGACTTCGTTTCATTGACGAAGTGAACCGGGATTTCGACGGTCACCTGGGTGTTGCCGGAGACCCGCAGGAAATCGACATGCAGCGTGAAGTCGCGGACCGGATCGAGCTGGTAGTCCTTCGGCAGAACCTTGTACTTCTTGCCGTCGACTTCGATGGTCGCTACGGTGGTCATGAAGCCACCGGCATGAATGCGCTTCGTCACCTCATTGGTGTTGATAGCGATGGCAATGGGGGCCTGCTTGTCACCATAGATGACAGCGGGAATCAAACCGTTGCGGCGAAGTTCACGGGCGGACCCCTTACCAACCCGTTCGCGCGCCTCGGCCTTGAGCTCGTAAGTTTCCTGGCTCATGGCTTTTCCTTTCGAGGTTATTTGGAGAGTTCGGCGGCGGGCAAAAGCCTTGTTCCGTCGAACCGGAGGCGGGTTTTCCCGTCCTCATCCGCGTTGCCTCCAAGGGTGTCTACGCGGACCGGTGGCCTATAGTATAAGTCGTCCTGAAACGCAAGTTGCCGATAGCGCCGGTTTTCCGACGATGGAGGGGCTTTCGCCGGGGCGCTCCATCATTTGAGAAGAGCGAACTCGCCCAGATTGCATCCGCACCCATCCCAATGCGAGAACCTTGTTGAAATCACTCGCGATCTGCACCTGGTCAAAGGCAAGATTGCCAGTGCCTATCGCCGCTTGGCTTGACATCGGCGCGCTTCGCATCTTTGGATGGCCGCAACCGAAAAGCGGCTGAGGAGAAAACCGGACCATGCGTCTCAAACTTGTCACGGCAACGAGTATGCTTGCCCTTTGCCTTTTCACCGGGGCCGAGGGCGCGGAGATCAACCAGGAGGGCGCCAATGCGGTCAAGGAGACCCTGACGAAGCTGCTTCCGCAGGATTTGGCAAAAAGCGGTCTCATCACCGTCAATCCGGCCGGCACGCGCTATGAGGTCATCTATGATCTGGCGAAGCTGCTTACCAAGGCCGATCCGGCGACGTTTGCGATCACAGGGCTGACACCGTTTTCGATGTTCGCCACGCCATTGGACAGCGGGCTCTGGAACGTCGAAGGCGACAACAAGCTCAACGTCTCGGGCCATTTCAAGGGTCCAGACCAGAAGCCGACGGATTTCACCTATTCCATCGCGTCGCTTGTTTACACCGGCGTCTTCGACCCGGCGATCAGCTATCTGCGCTCCGGCACCTTCGCGGCTAAAGACATCAAGGTATCAAGCAAGTCCGAAACCGAGGAAGTCCATGCCAGCATCGCCAGCATGGACCAGAAGCTGAGTTCGACCGACAGCACAGGCGGCAATGGACGTATCGATTTTGCCGGCAGCGGCTCGATGTCTGATTTCGTCGAGCAGGTTTCCGGCCTGCAAATGCCGCCCATCGAACTTCGTGCCGGCTCAATCGATGTCGATGCCAAGGTGAACGGCCTGCCGGCCAAGCAGATTCGCGAGATAGTCTTCTTCGTGCTCGACCATCTCGATGAGAAGGAATTGAGCCCGGAAAACAGCGACAAGCTAAAGGGAATAGTGAAGGAAGCCTTCCCCCTTCTGACCTTGTTCAGCGAGACGATCGGGGTCAACGACCTGACCGTCAGCAGCGAGATGGGCAAGGGCGGCGCCAAGGCATTCGGCTACAACCTCGCCATCGATGGGCCCAGTGACGCAATGCGTTTTGGCTTCGGCATGAATGCGCAGGAGATCAGCCTCGACACACCGCTGATGCCGGCAAACTATTCGGCCTTCATGCCGAGCAACTTCGATTTCCAGCTCGCGCTTCCGAACCTGGATTTCGCAAGCTTCGGCGACGCCCTCATGGCGATGGATTTCAAAGATTCGGCGTCCGAGAAGACCGGCGAGGAGATGGCGAAGAAGCTCTTCCGCGATGGCCGGCTTGCCGTCGAGTTTCCGAAGATCAGTGCCAAATCGCAGGTCTATGACGTCGATATAACCGGCAGGATCGAAGGTCGCGTCGATACCGAGAAGGACTATTCGATGGAGGCGACGATCCTCGCCCGCGATCTCGACAAGACGATCGCGGCGGTCCAGGAGCTTGCCAAGACGGACCCCGATCTCAACCAGGTCTCCTTCGGCATCATGATGGTGAAGGGCTTTGCCAAGATCGATCCGGATGGCCGTTCGCGCTGGGACGTCAGCATCAGCCG from Rhizobium sp. NLR16a includes:
- a CDS encoding cytochrome c1, with translation MKTLVASILPLAVAALLGSAAFAEEATPANGAAPAHHEEGATPHYPLKEPKEQEWSFAGPFGHYDKAQLQRGLKVYTEVCSACHSMSLVPFRTLDELGYSEAQVKAFAANYEVQDGPDSAGEMFTRKAVPSDHFPSPFANAEAAAASNNGAAPPDFSLIAKAREVERGFPQFVFDIFTQYQESGPDYIYSLLTGYEEPPSGFQVAQGAHYNPYFHAAAVLAMPKPLSDGQVTYDDGAPATVDQYAKDVSAFLMWAAEPHLEERKRTGFMVMVFLAIFTVLIYLTKRSVYANKEH
- a CDS encoding adenine phosphoribosyltransferase; translated protein: MNNMLSELAASIRSIPDYPKPGIIFRDITTLLGNPRAFRRAVDELVQPYAGLKIDKIAGMEARGFILGGAVAHQLSSGFVPIRKKGKLPHDTVRIAYSLEYGVDEMEMHRDAVEPGEKVILVDDLIATGGTAVGATQLLRQMGAEVVGACFVIDLPDLGGRRKLEELGVVVHTLVEFTGH
- a CDS encoding MaoC family dehydratase, with product MRMAELYPFGAKAEIGSYAFTEEDIIRFAGRYDPQRFHIDKEAAKDTLFGGLCASGWHTTAAWMRTFLAFWKKQSIALRERGLTAPNLGPSPGFQKLQWLRPVFAGDVVSYSVALLSSRPLASRPGWHLNTILCEGVNQNGDPVMRFESGVLEYD
- a CDS encoding MaoC family dehydratase → MPAEKLSFEDFEPGHRFPLGPKLVLAAEIIEFAREFDPQPMHLDEAAGRASILGGLAASGWHTSAMLMRMMADSYILNALCEGAPGIDLMEWRKPVLAGDTLQGHSSVLETRPMRSRPGMGIVKFRHVLENQRGELVCLSENSVMIRMRPPQDADMNPELPA
- the ychF gene encoding redox-regulated ATPase YchF, with protein sequence MGFKCGIVGLPNVGKSTLFNALTKTAAAQAANYPFCTIEPNTGEVAVPDPRMRKLADIAKSKELIPTRISFVDIAGLVRGASKGEGLGNQFLANIREVDAIVHVLRCFEDSDITHVEGRINPVADAETIETELMLADLESLERRTEQTRKRATGKDKESMAMLPIMEASLKLLNEGKPVRTLLSKLDAEEIAILKGLNLLTSHPVLYVCNVAEGDASTGNEFTAAVAAMAKEQGAETVIISAAIEAEVAQLAEEEAKEFLSALGLDEAGLDRLIRAGYKLLDLITYFTVGPKETRAWTIERGTKAPQAAGVIHSDFERGFIRANTIAYDDYIKYNGEVGAKDAGKARDEGKEYVVQDGDVIHFRFNT
- a CDS encoding AbrB/MazE/SpoVT family DNA-binding domain-containing protein, with product MTTLTVTAKGQVTLRKEVLRHLGIRPGDKIDVDLLPGGKLEVVAVKTQPASGSIESFFGSIENKGNIHATLKEIDEAIKAGGAGEVGVADDR
- a CDS encoding type II toxin-antitoxin system VapC family toxin, which encodes MIVDTNVLVRAAVDDDPKQTERARMLMREAEQLFVSNLTFCEFVWVVGRIYRKSAAEIAATIRLLIADRKVVYDRAAVEAGLSFLDAGGDFADGVIVFEGRRLGGEVFATFNRKAAAIVESAGRACLLLSSE
- the clpS gene encoding ATP-dependent Clp protease adapter ClpS; its protein translation is MSDNDVALKPKTKVKPKLDRPKLYKVILVNDDYTPREFVIVILKVVFRMSEETGYRVMMTAHKLGSCVVVVCAKDIAETKAKEGIDLAKEMGFPLMFTTEPEE
- the pth gene encoding aminoacyl-tRNA hydrolase yields the protein MLIIAGLGNPGGKYAGNRHNIGFMAVDAIHRRHSFSPWSKKFKAEIAEGELGGDKVLLIKPQTYMNLSGEAVGEAMRFYKLQPADLVAIYDELDLPPGKARLKTGGGHGGHNGIKSLDAHCGKEYRRLRLGIGHPGVKEMVQNHVLGDFAKADKVWLEPLLDTLADNADMLVRNEDSQLMNKIALALGGKAEEENPRKESRDSDKKPAGQSHIRQARNSNQPKLPTSGPMAEMLKKMFGNKGE
- a CDS encoding transporter substrate-binding domain-containing protein, with the translated sequence MKKLLLLACLALPCAAHAQTVAFTTEDYAPFNYREGKEIKGATVEQVEKVMAAIGVDYTIEVMPWARAFSLARTAPMTCVFATAHNSARDPLFKWVEPLLIDRNILITRKGSGITASNLEEAKKYTIGTQREDYTETILKEKGFTKLDVASDFNATLRKLLSGRIDMMPISELYFEKLKADQPVEIVTVLSSQPMGIACEKSFPDDLHAKMQAALDKLIADGDQRQIFQKYGMNLSD